The Amycolatopsis camponoti genome segment GACCGTAGCCGCCGTCCCGCTTCGATGGCGAAGACCAGGCCCAAGCCGAGGCTGAACGACAGGAGCAGGCCCTTCACCGGCTCGTCCGCGAAGGCGGCTCCACCGGCCAGGCCGATCAGCACGCTGTACACCGCCCAGATCGCCGCGCCCGCCAGGTCGAGCGGGACGAACCGGCGCAGCGGGTAGCCGAGGCTGCCGTTGGCGAGCGCGCTGGCGACGCGTCCGCCGGGCAGGTACCGCGCGGCGATGATCAGCAGCCCGCCGTTGCGCCGCACCTGGTCACGCGCCCATTCGTAGCGCCGGCGCCCGTCCGCCCCGCGCTGCAGCCGCGCGATCGCCCGCGGCCCGGCGGCCCGTCCGACGGCGTAGCCGAGGCAGTCGCCCGCCCACGCACCCGCCGCGGCGACGGCGGCGAGCAGCGTCAGGTCCGCGAGATCCGGCCCGAGCAGCACGGCGACGGTCACGACGGTCGTCTCACTGGGCATGAACGGCAGCAGCGCGTCCAACCCGGACACGGCGAAGACGAGCACCCACAGCCACGGCGAGCCCAAGGCGTCGCGCAGCAGCTCGGTGACGTGCGCCAGCAGTTCCACGGCTCAATGGTGATCACCGCAGGTCACTTCGGGGTGACGCAGTGGGGGTGGCCCGGTGAACGTTCGCTTCAGGCAGGGGCGACCGAGTCCCAGGGGACCGTCAGCTCACCCAGCCGGATGCGCGACGGTGGCCCCGACACCGGCCAGCCCCGCGCCGCCAGCAGCCGGACCGTCTCCAGCCACCGCGACCGGACCCCGAACGCCTGGTGCGGCGCGGCCGTCGCCCAGCAGGCGTCGAGAGCGGACAGCAGCGTGTGGACCCGCTCGCCCGGGACGTTCCGGTGGATCAGCGCCTTCGGCAGCCGCTCCGCGATCGTCGACGGCTTCTCGAGCCCCGCCAGCCGCAGCGAGAGCGTCAGGGAAACCGGACCGGACGCGGCGACCAGCACCCACGTCGACAGCCGGCCGATCTCGTCGCACGTGCCCTCGACCAGAAGGCCGCCCGAAGCCATCGAGTCCAGCACCAGCCCCCACGCGCCCGGGACCTCGTCCTCCGCGTACTGCCGCAGGACGTTGAACGCGCGCACCAGCACCGGGCGCGTCCCGGCCAGCTCGAACCCGCCGCGGCGGAAGTCCAGCATCGGCGGGGACGCGGCGTACTGCGCGAAGGCCACGCGAGCGGGGTCCAGCTCGAGGCCCAGCACCCGCACGTCCGGCCGGACGCGGCGCACCCACCGGGCCAGCTCGATCGTCGTCACCGGGGACGCGCCGTACCCGAGGTCGACGACCAGCGGGTCCGCCGCCGCGCGCAGCAGCCGCGAAGTGCGTGGCGAGGAAGCGATCCACCGGTCCACCCGGCGGAGGCGGTTCGGGTTGGTCGTGCCGCGGGTCGGGGCGCCGACCGGGCTCAGTTTGCTTCGGTGAGCCACTTCGCCGTGAATTCGGACTCGTGCTCCAGCAGCTTCGTGACCTGCTCGGCGATCACGCTCTCCAGCTTCCCGCCGAACAGCGGGATCCGGACCGTCACCTCGCCGCTGATCCGCAGCACCGTCTTGTCGCCGTTCGCCAGCAACGCCGTCCGTGCGGAGATCTCGCCCGGGACGCCGCCGACCGAGACCGTCGCCTGGCCCTGCCGGCCGGTGCCGTCGTTGCTCACGCGCCAGGTCTGCGTGCGCGTCACCACCAGGTCGCCCTTGTGCAGGGTCCGCACCGCCTGTGGCAGCTTGTCCGCGCTGATCCCCTGCTGCAGCTCGTACCGGAGGTCCGTGCCGGAGACCTCGTACGACAGCAGCGCCGCGCCGTGCCCGCCGAGCTGCTCGAGCCGCGCTCGCAGCGCCGCTTCGCCGGCGACCGCCGCGTACGTCGCGGCGACGTCGGCGGAGAACTCAGCACGGTGCTCGATCCGGGATCCCATGAGCCGGACAGTACCGTCAGACGCGTGAACACGGCCCGAACTCCCGCACTCCCGAAGCTCTCCGCGTACACCACGCTGCGCCTCGGCGGCCCGGCCCGCCAGTTCGTCAGCGCCGTGACCAGCGAAGACCTCGTAGTGGCGGTCCGCGAGGCCGACGCGGCGGGCGAGCCGGTGCTGCTGCTCGGCGGTGGCTCCAACCTGGTGGTCGCGGACGCGGGGTTCGACGGCACGCTGATCGAGGTGGCGAACACCGGCTGGCGCCAGGACGGCGACGTCGTGGAGGTCGAGGCGGGCCAGAACTGGGACGCGTTCGTCGCCGGGCTCGTCGAAGCGGGCCTGGGCGGGCTCGAATGCCTCTCCGGCATCCCGGGCAGCGTCGGCGCGACGCCGATCCAGAACGTCGGCGCGTACGGCTGCGAAGTCGCCGAATCGATCGTCTCGGTGGAACTGTACGACCGGCGGACGCGCGAAGTGCGCACGCTCAAGGCGGACGAGCTCGGTTTCGCGTACCGCACCAGCGTCCTGAAGGGCACCGACAGCGGCGTAGTCCTCTCGGTCCGCTTCGAGATCCGCGAGGACGGCCTCTCCGCGCCCATCCGCTACGCCGAGCTGGCGCGCACCCTCGGCGTCGAGATCGGCGCCCGCGTCCCTGCCGCCGAAGCACGCGAAGCCGTGCTCAAGCTGCGTCGCGGCAAGGGCATGGTGCTCGACCCGGACGACCACGACACGTGGAGCGCGGGCTCCTTCTTCACCAACCCGATCGTCCCGTCGGCCGAGGCGGAGGCCGTCCTGCGGCGCATCACGGACAGCGTCGGTGCCGAAGCCCCGCAGTACCCGGCCGTGGGCGGCGTCAAGCTTTCGGCCGCGTGGCTGATCGAGCGCGCCGGGTTCGCCAAGGGTTACCCCGGGCCGGGGAACCGCGTCTCGCTGTCGACGAAGCACACCCTCGCGCTGACCAACCGCGGCGACGCGACGACCGAAGACCTGCTCGGCCTGGCCAGGGAGGTCCGTGATGGGGTTTTCGCCCGGTTCGGCGTTCGATTGCACCCGGAACCGCTCTTGATCAACTGCGTCATTTGAGCCGAATCGGGCAACCTGCACGTGTACAGGACGTCTTTGTCGACATAGGCGGTGCCACCTGATCGGATGGTCTTTACCTTTCGACAGGTAACGTCGAGCGCGTCACCAGCGCTAAGGGCGTGTGCCTCGCTGGTCGGTGGGGGAAACTCGGGAGGTTTCGGTGATCGAACGGCGTACGGTCTTCAAGGCCGCTCTGGCAGCGGGGGCTGCCCTGGTCGCCGCGGCGTGTTCGAGCACGAACGACGGCACGGCGTTCCCGACCGGCGCGGCGAACTCGGACGGCGAGGGCGGTGGCGCCCAGCCCGTGGCGAAGATCACGGCCGAGCCCGCCGTCAACGCCAAGGACGCTTCGGTCCTCAAGCCGGTCACCATCAAGGTCGCCGACGGCAAGCTCACCGAGTGCAAGGTGACCGCCGACGGCGGCAAGGCCGTCAAGGGCGACACCGCGCCGGACGGGCTCACCTGGACCAGCTCCGAGCCGCTCGGCTACGGCAAGACCTACACGTACGCGGCCAAGGCCACCGGCACCGACGGGAAGCCGGTCGAGCTCGCCGGCACGTTCAGCACGGTCAACCCGGCCAAGCAGGTCCGCGCCACGCTCAACCCGGCCGACAACCAGCAGGTCGGCGTGGCCATGCCGATCAGCGTCAAGTTCCAGTCGCCGGTCAAGGACCGCAAGGCGGTCGAGAAGGCCCTGTCCGTGAAGACGGACAAGGACGTCGAAGGCGCCTGGGGCTGGCTGTCCGACAGTCAGGTCGACTACCGGCCGAAGGAGTACTGGCCGCAGAACATCACCGTGAGCGTCGAGGCGAAGCTGTACGGCGTCGAGCTGGGCGGCGGCGCGTACGGCAAGGCCGACGTCACCACGAAGTTCAAGATCGGCCGCAACCAGGTGGTCAAGGTCAACACCCCCGAGCACCAGATGCACGTCTACCGCGGTGGCGCGCAGTACAAGAGCTACCCGTGCGCGAACGGGCTGGACGCCGAGGTCGACCGCAACACCCCGAACGGCACCTACATCGTCATGAGCAAGGAGCCGACGGCGGTGTTCGACAACGCCCGCTACGGCTACACGAACGTCAACAAGAAGTGGGCCTGCCGGTTCTCCAACCACGGCGAGTACATCCACGAGAACCAGGACAACGCGGCCAACATCGGGAAGAACAACAACTCCCACGGCTGCGTCAACCTCCTCGAGGCCGACGCCAAGGACTTCTTCGACTCCGCGCTGGTCGGCGACCCGGTCGAGATCACCGGCTCCAAGCTGAGCGCGCCGATGGCCTCGGACGTCAAGGACTGGAACTACAGCTGGGCGGCCTGGCAAGGGCTGGGTGCGAAGTAACCCGTGCGCACCGAGGTCGTCGGGTACGGCGGGGTCCGGCTCGGCCTGCGGGTCGAGGGCGCGGAGAACAGCGGGCCGATCGTCTTCGTGCACGGCTGGGCGCAGTCGTCCGGCTGCTGGGCCGCGCAGCTCGCCGACCCGGGCCTGACCGAGCGGTTCCGGCTGGTCGCGATGGACCTGCGCGGCCACGGCGCGTCCGACGTCCCCGCGGAGGGCTACGACGACCCGGTGGCCTGGGCCGACGACCTCGCCGCGGTGCTCGACTTCGCCGGACCGGACGCGATCGTCGTCGCCTGGTCCTACGGCGGCCTGGTGCTCGCCGACCA includes the following:
- a CDS encoding DedA family protein — translated: MELLAHVTELLRDALGSPWLWVLVFAVSGLDALLPFMPSETTVVTVAVLLGPDLADLTLLAAVAAAGAWAGDCLGYAVGRAAGPRAIARLQRGADGRRRYEWARDQVRRNGGLLIIAARYLPGGRVASALANGSLGYPLRRFVPLDLAGAAIWAVYSVLIGLAGGAAFADEPVKGLLLSFSLGLGLVFAIEAGRRLRSAHAAAGGDRRPRRRTEAGGTGSGSDGTGPELSEVDCP
- a CDS encoding class I SAM-dependent methyltransferase translates to MAHRSKLSPVGAPTRGTTNPNRLRRVDRWIASSPRTSRLLRAAADPLVVDLGYGASPVTTIELARWVRRVRPDVRVLGLELDPARVAFAQYAASPPMLDFRRGGFELAGTRPVLVRAFNVLRQYAEDEVPGAWGLVLDSMASGGLLVEGTCDEIGRLSTWVLVAASGPVSLTLSLRLAGLEKPSTIAERLPKALIHRNVPGERVHTLLSALDACWATAAPHQAFGVRSRWLETVRLLAARGWPVSGPPSRIRLGELTVPWDSVAPA
- a CDS encoding DUF2505 domain-containing protein: MGSRIEHRAEFSADVAATYAAVAGEAALRARLEQLGGHGAALLSYEVSGTDLRYELQQGISADKLPQAVRTLHKGDLVVTRTQTWRVSNDGTGRQGQATVSVGGVPGEISARTALLANGDKTVLRISGEVTVRIPLFGGKLESVIAEQVTKLLEHESEFTAKWLTEAN
- a CDS encoding UDP-N-acetylmuramate dehydrogenase, which gives rise to MNTARTPALPKLSAYTTLRLGGPARQFVSAVTSEDLVVAVREADAAGEPVLLLGGGSNLVVADAGFDGTLIEVANTGWRQDGDVVEVEAGQNWDAFVAGLVEAGLGGLECLSGIPGSVGATPIQNVGAYGCEVAESIVSVELYDRRTREVRTLKADELGFAYRTSVLKGTDSGVVLSVRFEIREDGLSAPIRYAELARTLGVEIGARVPAAEAREAVLKLRRGKGMVLDPDDHDTWSAGSFFTNPIVPSAEAEAVLRRITDSVGAEAPQYPAVGGVKLSAAWLIERAGFAKGYPGPGNRVSLSTKHTLALTNRGDATTEDLLGLAREVRDGVFARFGVRLHPEPLLINCVI
- a CDS encoding L,D-transpeptidase, whose amino-acid sequence is MIERRTVFKAALAAGAALVAAACSSTNDGTAFPTGAANSDGEGGGAQPVAKITAEPAVNAKDASVLKPVTIKVADGKLTECKVTADGGKAVKGDTAPDGLTWTSSEPLGYGKTYTYAAKATGTDGKPVELAGTFSTVNPAKQVRATLNPADNQQVGVAMPISVKFQSPVKDRKAVEKALSVKTDKDVEGAWGWLSDSQVDYRPKEYWPQNITVSVEAKLYGVELGGGAYGKADVTTKFKIGRNQVVKVNTPEHQMHVYRGGAQYKSYPCANGLDAEVDRNTPNGTYIVMSKEPTAVFDNARYGYTNVNKKWACRFSNHGEYIHENQDNAANIGKNNNSHGCVNLLEADAKDFFDSALVGDPVEITGSKLSAPMASDVKDWNYSWAAWQGLGAK